The DNA segment CCGTGAGGGAAAGGTGAAAAGAACTGAGGTGATCAGAGTGAAATAGAACCTGAAACCATTTGCTTACAATCATTCAGAGCACTATGTAGCAATACAGTGTGATGGACTGCCTTTTGCATAATGAGCCTGCGAGTTGTGGTGTCTGGCAAGGTTAAGCACACGCGAAGCCGTAGCGAAAGCGAGTCTGAATAGGGCGATTAAGTCAGATGCTGCAGACCCGAAACGAAGTGATCTATCCATGAGCAAGTTGAAGCTAGTGTAAGAGCTAGTGGAGGACTGAACCCATAGGCGTTGAAAAGCCCCGGGATGACTTGTGGATAGGGGTGAAAGGCCAATCAAACTTCGTGATAGCTGGTTCTCTCCGAAATATATTTAGGTATAGCGTTGTGTCGTAACATAAGGGGGTAGAGCACTGAATGGGCTAGGGCATACACCAATGTACCAAACCCTATCAAACTCCGAATACCTTATGTGTAATCACAGCAGTCAGGCGGCGAGTGATAAAATCCGTCGTCAAGAGGGAAACAACCCAGACTACCAGCTAAGGTCCCTAAATCTTACTTAAGTGGAAAACGATGTGAAGTTACTTAAACAACCAGGAGGTTGGCTTAGAAGCAGCCATCCTTTAAAGAAAGCGTAATAGCTCACTGGTCTAGTGATTTTGCGCGGAAAATATAACGGGGCTAAAGTAAGTACCGAAGCTGTAGACTTAGTTTTACTAAGTGGTAGGAGAGCGTTCTATTTGCGTCGAAGGTATACCGGTAAGGAGTGCTGGAGCGAATAGAAGTGAGCATGCAGGCATGAGTAGCGATAATTAATGTGAGAATCATTAACGCCGTAAACCCAAGGTTTCCTACGCGATGCTCGTCATCGTAGGGTTAGTCGGGTCCTAAGTCAAGTCCGAAAGGGGTAGACGATGGCAAATTGGTTAATATTCCAATACCAACATTAGTGTGCGATGGAAGGACGCTTAGAGCTAAGCAAGCTAGCGGATGGAAGTGCTAGTCTAAGGTTGTAGGAGCTTATATAGGCAAATCCGTATAAGAATACTCCGAGAACTGAAAGGCTCTTCAAAATCTTCGGATAGCGAGGAGAATTGCTGATGCTGTCGAGCCAAGAAAAGTTTCTAAGTTTAGCTAATGTTGCCCGTACCGTAAACCGACACAGGTGGGTGGGATGAGTATTCTAAGGCGCGTGGAAGAACTCTCTTTAAGGAACTCTGCAAAATAGCACCGTATCTTCGGTATAAGGTGTGGTTCGCTTCGTACTAGGATTTACTCCGAAAGCGAAGAAACTTACAACAAAGAGTCCCTCCCGACTGTTTACCAAAAACACAGCACTCTGCTAACTCGCAAGAGGATGTATAGGGTGTGACGCCTGCCCGGTGCTCGAAGGTTAATTGATGGGGTTAGCATTAGCGAAGCTCTTGATCGAAGCCCGAGTAAACGGCGGCCGTAACTATAACGGTCCTAAGGTAGCGAAATTCCTTGTCGGTTAAATACCGACCTGCATGAATGGCGTAACGAGATGGGAGCTGTCTCAAAGAGGGATCCAGTGAAATTGTAGTGGAGGTGAAAATTCCTCCTACCCGCGGCAAGACGGAAAGACCCCGTGGACCTTTACTACAGCTTGACACTGCTATTTGGATAAGAATGTGCAGGATAGGTGGGAGGCTTTGATTAATAGACGCCAGTTTATTATGAGCCGTTGTTGAGATACCACTCTTTCTTATTTGGGTAGCTAACCAGCTTGAGTTATCCTCAAGTGGGACAATGTCTGGTGGGTAGTTTGACTGGGGCGGTCGCCTCCCAAATAATAACGGAGGCTTACAAAGGTTGGCTCAGAACGGTTGGAAATCGTTCGTAGAGTATAAAGGTATAAGCCAGCTTAACTGCAAGACATACAAGTCAAGCAGAGACGAAAGTCGGTCTTAGTGATCCGGTGGTTCTGTGTGGAAGGGCCATCGCTCAAAGGATAAAAGGTACCCCGGGGATAACAGGCTGATCTCCCCCAAGAGCTCACATCGACGGGGAGGTTTGGCACCTCGATGTCGGCTCATCGCATCCTGGGGCTGGAGCAGGTCCCAAGGGTATGGCTGTTCGCCATTTAAAGCGGTACGCGAGCTGGGTTCAGAACGTCGTGAGACAGTTCGGTCCCTATCTGCCGTGGGCGTAAGAAGATTGAAGAGATTTGACCCTAGTACGAGAGGACCGGGTTGAACAAACCACTGGTGTAGCTGTTGTTCTGCCAAGAGCATCGCAGCGTAGCTAAGTTTGGAACGGATAAACGCTGAAAGCATCTAAGCGTGAAGCCAACTCTAAGATGAATCTTCTCTAAGCTCTCTAGAAGACTACTAGTTTGATAGGCTGGGTGTGTAATGGATGAAAGTCTTTTAGCTGACCAGTACTAATAGAGCGTTTGGCTTATCTTATAAAGCATCACTTCCTTGTTAAGGTTTTTTATAATCTTAAAAGAAAATGTTTTTTTAAACTTGCTCTTAACATTGTTTTTTAAGTATTCTTAGTTTAGAATATTTAAATAACAATGTCCGTGATTATACAGATGTGGAGACGCCTTGTCCCATCCCGAACCAAGAAGCTAAGCACATCGTGGGTGATGATACTACGCCTTACTGGCAGGGGGAAAGTAGCTCATTGCGGACTTGTTAATTCTTCTACTACTTATTTTAGCTTATTGATATTTTTATTAAAGCAAAATGATATTATAATAAGAAATGAATTTAATCTCTTATTGAGTAAAGCTTTTTTATGATTTATAAGTTTATATTCTAGGTATTTTTTAAGATTAGTTTATTAGCAAGATATATTGAAATTGTTTTTATATAAGTGGGTTTTTGTTTTTAGAGTATAAAAGCTATGATTTATTAGTAACTTAGAATAGTATAAATTTATTTATTATATTTTTTTTACAATAGTTTTATAAAGATGTGTTAAATCTTCTATTTTAAGTTTTATGTTTAATTCTATTAGTTCTTCTTGAAATATAGGTGTGTTAAAAGCAGTAATTGACCATAATTTTATAATGATTATTTTATGAAGACTAGTTTATTTTATATATTATAGGAATTCTTATATTAAATGTTTGATCATATTTAGGAAAATACTTAGAAGCTAAGTGTATAGTTTGTAAAGCGCTTTCATTTAAAAGTTTGTATTTAGAAGGCGTAATTACTTTTAAATTTTTTAATATTTGCTGATTTGTCCAAGTAAATTCTACCAAAACTTCACCACTCATTCTCATTTTTTGAGCTTGCCTTGGATATACTAATGTATTATCTATAGCTAATTTTATTTCTTTTAGAAAATCATTGTTACTTATGGTGGTAGAAGATATAGTGGAGTTACTTACAGTAGGTTGAGATAAAGGAATTGTTTGTTGGGGTTTAGGTAATGGTTTAGATTTTACGGGTTGATTGGCTTTAGGAATAGGTTTTTTAATTGGATTATTGATAACTTTATTAGGTGTTGGAATTTTTTGTTCTAGTATATTTTTTGGAGTTTGTTTATTAATTGGCGTTTGAGTTTGTTGTATAAAATGTTTTATTGCTAAATTAATTTTATCTTCTTTGTTAAGATCTTTATGCTGGATATTTATAAAATTTTTGGAATAAATAAGTATATAAAATATAGGAATAAACAAAAATAACGTGATTAGAAATGATTGATTTTTATGATTTGTTATGAAAGGCATCATTGCTTTTGTTCTGTTATAATTTGGAAGTTTTCGTGATTTTTATTTTTCAAAATATCAATGATTTGAATGAAACTTTCAAATTTTGCTTCTTTATCACTTTTTAATTCTACTAATGTTTTAGAATTAATTGAATTAATTTTCATGGTTAAATCATTTAAAGAAGTTAATTTCTCATCTATATAAAAATTATTTTCTTTGTCAATTAAAACTGTTAATTTGTTTTCGTTTTTGCTTAATTCTTGTGAATTTTGGCTTTTTGGGAGCTCGATTTTAATTTCTCCATGTGCTATGAAAGTAGAAATGCTTAATACTATAGCTAACAAAACTAGTATAATATCAATAAAAGGTACTATATTTAACCCTTCATTTTTAGGAAGTTTAAGCATTATTTTCCTTGAAAGTACGATAAGAATTACTTAGAAGGGATACTTTTCTAAGCAAGCCATTATATGCCATTAAAGATGGTATTGCCACTAAAATTCCTAATGCAGTTGCTTTTAAAGCTAAAGATAAGCCAACGACTATGGATTTTACATCGATATTGCCACTAAGTCCCATGTCGTAAAATGTAATCATAATTCCTATGACAGTTCCTAACAATCCCACATAAGGGGCATTAGTATATATAATATAAATTGTGGTTAGATTTTCTGTTATTGCATTATCAAAGTTTTCTTGATTTTTATAATGTGATAAATTTATTTTCATAAAAAATAATATGCGTTCAATGGTGCACCATAACGCGATAAAAGCCATTAAACCCAAAATAATCACTATGATTAAGTCAATATAAGTTTTTAAAAATTCCATACAATCACTCTTTTTTACATTTTTTGCGATAATTTTTTGGGTATTTTAGCATATAAAAAATTAAATTATTATTAATATTAATTATCATAATTATTTATATAATTTAATATTAAATTAATAATCATTATTATAATATTCGCCTCTTTATATATTGTGTTGATGAAGGAAGATAATGAAAAAAACAATATTATCAGTTTGTGTTGCTGGTCTTTCAATTTCCAATGTTTTTTCCCAAAACGTTTTATTAGATAGCTCTATTGTCAGTGCTTCTGGGTTTTCTCAAGATATCAAAGAAGCACCAGCAACTATTAATGTAATTGATAAAAAGCAATTACAAAGTAAACCTTATAGAGATATAGCAGAGGCTATAGCTGATGTTCCAGGTGTTGATTTATATGCTAGTAAAGGGAAAACTGGATCATATAATATAACTATGAGAGGGATTACTGGATATACTCTAGTATTGATTGATGGACGTAGACAAGGGATAGGAGGAGAAGTAGGACCTAATGGTTTTAATGAAATAGCAAATTCTCTTTTGCCTCCGATTTCAAGTATCGAAAGGATAGAAGTTATCAAAGGTCCTATGAGTACATTATACGGTTCTGAAGCTTTAGGTGGGGTTATAAATATCATCACTAAAAAAATAAGTAAAGAATGGGAAACTTCAGTAAGTTTTGATGGTGTTTTTAATACCAATCATGACTGGGGTAATTCTTATGGAACGAGTATTTATTCAAGCGGTCCTTTAATGGATGATCGTTTAGGTTTGACTTTGCGTTTTAGAGAATTTTATAGATCTTTATCTGAAGTAAAAAGTAAAGATAAAAGTGGGAACTTAGTACCTGCTTCTATGTCGCAAAATCCTACTAAGGCTAATAATTTTAATTTAGGAACAAGATTAAGTTTTTTAGTAGATGATTATAATACTTTGATTTTTGATATTGATTTTTCTAAAAATCATTATGATAATAGAAAAGGCCAAATGGGAACTCTTACAAAACCAAATTCTACACCAAATACTGGATTAACCGGTGGATATACTAAAACTATGGAAGTAGATAAGCTTGTGACTTATTTAAGTCATGAGGGAGTTTATGAGAATTTTTCTACTACTTCTACTATACAATATAACCGTGTAAGTAATGATGGACGTGAAGTTGTAGGAAAAAAAGGTCAAGCTTATTTGGGAGAAAATAGAGATATAATTGCAGAAGATATTATCTTTGATACTAAAGCAGTTATACCTTTAGGACAAAGTCATATATTAAGTGTGGGTGGTGAGTATAGACTTGAAAAAATGCAAGATAAAATAGCTAATCCAACTAATTTTGATCAATATTTACTAGCAATTTTTGCAGAAGATGAGTATAGCATTAGAGATGATTTGAGATTTACTTTTGGAGCGCGTTATAATCATCATGAAATTTTTGGAAATAATATCTCACCAAGAGCGTATTTAGTTTACAATCCTACAGAAGATCTTACTTTAAAAGGAGGGGTATCAACGGGCTTTAGAACCCCTTATGCAAATAGATTAATAGCAGGAACTTATAATTATGGAGGTCAAGGAAAAATTCCTTTATATGGAAATCCTGATTTAAAAGAAGAAACTTCGTTAAATTATGAATTAGCTGCTATATATAATACTGATTTGTTTTATGTTTCAGCAACAGGGTTTCTAACTAATTTTAAAGACAAAATTTCAAGTAGATCATTTAGCAAAGGTAATTCAATTCCTGGAGTTGGTAATTGTAGTGCCGATATATGTTATCAATCCATTAACCATGGAAAAGTTGAATATAAAGGCATTGAACTTGGTACAGGTGTTAGTCCTATAGAAAATTTAAATTTGGATTTAGCTTATACCTATCTTGATAGTGAGATAAAAGAAGGTGATAAAGATGTTATAGGTAAACCTGAAGAAAATAGCTTAAAACATAATATTATGCTAAAAGCTGGATATAATATTTTCAACAAATTCTATCCTTGGGTAAAAGGTGAATGGCAAATTGATCGTTATATGGGTAATACAAATATTGATAGAGAGTATTATAAAGATATATTCTTAGCTTCTATGGGTGTGCGTTATGATATCAATAAACAATGGAATATCAACGCTGCTATTTATAATCTTTTTGATAAAAGCTTTACTAATGCTTATGAAACATATCAGAGTGGTGCAAACACAAACTATGTAAATACTTATAATCGTATAGAAGAAGGAAGAAGACTTTATATCTCTATCAACGGAACTTTTTAATCTAAAATTTGTGGGGAACCAAAGAGCTTGTTAAGAGCTTCTTTGGTTTCATCTTTTTGATCATATTTTTTTGCATCTTTTTTTAAGTGTTCAAAATGCTCGTTGAAATTTGTGTTAGTTTTGTTTTCTTCTTGGGTATGAGTTTTAAATATATCTTGTAATTTTTCAGTTTGTATGGTATCTATTTTCTGAATTTTAATTTGTGCATCTTGTCCAAAAAGTTCATGAATTAGTGTTTTTATGAGTTTAAAACCATTATTTAAAACAATTCTATCTTCATTTTGAGCGTTAGAACTTATGCTAAGTGTATTGTTTTTAAAAGAAATAAATTGTGTAGTTTTCTTAAAAATTTCTCCAAGCTCATAATCTCTTTTGTAAATGCTTTGAAGCAATTGTTCATAAGCGTTTAATTTTTCTTCTTTAGTAGATAAGGATATGAATTTATTTTCAATATTTAAATTTGAAGTATTTAAAGTTTTATTTTCTTTGATATTTATAGCTTCATCTATGCTTTTTAAATGAGTCGCCTCCATTAGCATAAAAGTCATTACGCAAAGTACAAAACTATCGTTATCACTTGAATTTAACATAGTTTTAGCACGAGAAAGTATTCTAAAAAATCTTTCATATATTAAAATAGAAAAAAGATTATTTTTAGCAAAAAAAGCTTCTTTTAGAAAAAATATCATTTCATCGATAATATTACTTGCTTCATAATCTTCAAATTCTTTTAAAAATTCAAAAACTTTATCTTTATCATTAGTTAAGATAGCTTGATAAAATTCTTCAATTTTACTTGGATTTAAAAAACCAAGCATTGTAGTGATTTGATTGGTTTGTATGTTATTTTGACAGTATACAATAGCTTGATCAAGTAAAGTTAAAGTATCTCTTAATGAACCATTTCCACTTCTAGCAATCAATTTTAAAGCTTCTTGCTCATAATTAACTTGTTCTTGTTTTAATATCCATTCTAAATGATTTAAAATTGCATGCTGGGAAATCTGTTTAAACCTAAAATGCTGTGTCCTTGATAAAACTGTTGCAGGTAATTTTAATGGATCTGTTGTTGCAAGAATAAATTTTACATAACTTGGTGGTTCTTCCAAGGTTTTAAGTAAAGCGTTAGCAGCTTGTGGTGTAAGCATGTGTACTTCATCAATGATAAAAATTTTAAATCTTGCTAAAGATGGAGCATATTTTACTTGCTCAATGAGTTCTTGGATATCTTCCAAACTTCTATGACTAGCTGCATCCATTTCGATAATATCTATGTTGGTATTATTTAGCGAAGAAATACATTGAGAACATTCTCCACAAGAGGTTGAACTAGGACCTTTTTCACAAACTAAAGCTCGAGAAAAAATTCTAGCACTTGAGGTTTTTCCGCTACCTCTAAGTCCTGAAAATAAATAAGCATGCGCTAAGCGATTATTTTCTAAAGCATATTTTAAACTAATAGAAACAGTATCTTGTCCTACTAGTTCATTAAAATTTTTTGGTCTATATTTTATCGCTAAGGCTTGAAGCATAATTACTCATTCATAATAGATAATAATTCTTCATTGCTTTTAGTTTTTAACATTTTTGAGTATAAAAATTTCAATGCTTCTATATCATCCATTTGAGATATAGCCGATCTTATAGCCCAAATTTTTTGAAGTTTTTCTACACCTTGAAGCAATTCTTCTTTTCTTGTTCCCGATTTAATAATATTAATTGCAGGATAAATTCTTCTATCTGAAATATTTCTATCTAAAACAATTTCACTATTACCTGTGCCTTTAAATTCTTCAAAAATTACTTCATCCATTCTTGAACCTGTTTCAATTAAAGCAGTTGCTATGATAGTTAAAGAACCTCCATTTTCTATATTTCTAGCTGCACCAAAAAATCTTTTAGGTTTGTGAAGCGCATTTGCATCTACACCACCACTTAAAACTTTACCACTACTAGGCGTTGCAGTATTATAAGCTCTTGCAAGTCTTGTAATAGAATCTAATAAGATAATTACATCTTTTCCTGTTTCTACCATCCTTTTGGCTTTTTCAATAACAAGTTCAGCTACGCGTACATGATTATAAGCAGGCAAATCAAAAGTGGAGCTAAAAACTTCTCCTTTGACACATCTTTGCATATCAGTTACTTCTTCAGGTCGTTCATCTACTAATAACACTATAAGATGAGCTTCTGGATGATTTTTTGCAATAGCTGCTGCTAATTCTTTCATGAGTTCTGTTTTTCCTGTCCTTGGAGGAGCAACTATTAAACCTCTTTGACCTTTTCCAATTGGAGAAAATAAATCAAGCATTCTTCCGGTTAATTTTAACGGATCATATTCTAATTTTATTTTTTCAGTAGGAAAAATAGGAGTAAGATTGTCAAATAATGGCCTTTCTCTTGCTTCTTTTAAAGGGAGATAATTAATTGCTTCTATTTTAAGTAAAGCATAATATTTTTCTTGATCTTTTGGTTCTCTTACTTGACCTGTGACAATATCTCCAACACGGAGAGCAAATTTTCTAATTTGTGAGTTTGATACATAAGCATCATTTACACTATCGCTTAAATTTGAATCCATTCCCCTTAAAAAACCATAGCCTTCTGGAGAAATTTCTAATATTCCCGTAAAAAGTATAAAGCCACCTTTTTTTGTTTGAGCTTTTAAAATTTCAAATATTAAGTCTTGTCTACGAAATTCTCTAGGATTTTCTATTTCGGCTTCATTAGCTATTTTGATAAGATTTTCTAGATCAAGTAATTTTAGATCCTCTATTTTGTAACCTTCAACTGGAATGTGGGTTCTTTGATGTTGTTTTTTTTCTTTTTCCATGTATCCTCGTAAAATGTAGAAAATGTAGTATTTAAAAAGTAATGCTGAGATTTTATTAAAAAAAATACTTTTTTGTCAAATTTTTGAAATTATATATTATGTTTTTAAATATATTTTAAAAGTTTGATACTTATAAAAAATGATAGAATATTTTTAAAATATTTTTTATGAAAGATATAAATGAAGTGTAAGCATTGCCAATTAAATTTCAAACAAGAGCAAATGATAGAAAAAAATGGTAATTATTTTTGTTGTAATGGATGTCAAAGTGTCTATGAAATTTTACATGATAGTGGTTTAGAAGAATTTTATGATAAGCTTGGTAATCAAACTTTAAATCCTGTTGAATTTAAATATGAATATAAAGATTATCAAAAATATATCACAAAGACAAAAGATGGTTTAAGCGAGATTTTTTTACTCATAGAAGATATTCATTGCGCTGCTTGTGTTTGGCTAAATGAAAAAATTTTAATTAAAAGCGATGGTGTGGTAGAAGTTGATATAAATTCAATCACACATAAAGCTAGAATTGTATTTGATGAAAATATTATTTCCTTGGTTAAAATTATTCAAAACATAGAATGTATAGGTTATAAAGCCAATATTTATTCTCCTACTAAATTTGAAAAAAGGGCTATGCAAACTAAGCGGGAATTTTATGCAAAATTAATTGTTGCAGTTGCTTGTGTAATGAATATTATGTGGATATCTGTTGCTAAATATGCAGGATTTTTTAGTGGAATGGAAAAAGAAACTAAAGATATATTGCATTTTGCTGAATTTTTACTTTGTACTCCAGTTATTTTTTATACAGGATCAATTTTTTATAAAAATGCTTATTATGCGTTGAAATTTAAAAATGTCAATATGGATACTTTAGTAATTAGTGGCGCAAGTTTGGCTTATATTTATTCCGTATGGGCTATGTTTTCAAGGAGTGCACAAGTATATTTTGATTCTGTTGCTATGATAATGTGTTTTGTATTTGTTGGAAAATATTTGGAACTTTTAAGTAAAAAAAGAGCATTTGATGCTTTAGATCATTTAAGATCTTTTTTATCAACACAAATTAGAGTTTTAAAAGATGATAAATTCCAAAATTGTGATGTTGAGAATGTAAATATTGGTGATATTATTGAAGTTAAGGAAGGAGATAGAATCTTAATTGATGGTGTTTGTATTAGCGGTAATGCAAGTTTAGATATTTCGAGTTTAAGCGGAGAAAGTCTACCAAAAGATGTTTGTAAAGATGATGAAATATATTCTGCTTCTTTAGTTTTAAGTGGAAGTATTTTGTATGAATGTAAAACCTTATATAAGGATTCAAAGTTAGCAAAAATTATATCTTTACTTGAAAATTCTAGTGCAAAAAAGGCCAAAATAGAAAAAATTGTAGGACAAATTAGTAAATATTTTTCCCCAATTATTTTGTCTTTTGCATTAGTGTGTTTTTTATATACCTTTTTTATATTAAATATTGGTTTTGAAGAAGCTATGGTAAGGATGGTTTCGGTGCTAATTATTGCTTGTCCATGTGCTTTGGCTCTTGCAACTCCTGTTAGTTCTTTAGTGGCCATAAGCACTGCTTTAAAGGAGAAAATATTATTTAAAGAAGCTGGAGTTGTAGAAGATCTTAGCAAATGTAATATTGCTGTTTTTGATAAAACTGGAGTTTTGACAAAAGCAAAATTGGAAGTTATAAATTCTTTTTATGATGATAAATTAAACAAAAATGAGTTGATAAATTTTCTCTATTTAACTAATCATCCTGTAGCAAAAAGTATTTTGGATTTCTTAAAAAATGATAATTATCAAAGAATTGAATTTGAAAAAGTTCAAAATATCCAAGCAAAGGGATACAAAGCTTATTTTAATCAAGATGAGTTTATAGGTGGAAATGAAAAATTTTTACAAGAGAATGATATAAAAGTTCAACCATTTAACTGTACGCATTTTATCTTTGCTAAAAATGGTAATATTTTAGCTACCTTCGAACTTGAAAATAATATAAGAAATGACGCTAAAGAGCTTATGAAATTTTTAAAGGAGCAAAATCTACAAATTTATATGTTGACAGGAGATAATGAATTTGCTGCTAAAAAAGTTGCTTCTATTTTAGACATACAACAATTTCAACACTCATGTATGCCTGAAGATAAATTAAAATATATTTTAGATATGAATTTAAAAAATAAAGTTTTGATGGTTGGGGATGGGGTGAATGATACTTTAGCACTTTCTCATGCTGCTGTTGGAGTTGCGTTAAAAGAAGGATCTGCTTTAGCTCTTGAAAATAGTGATATTATTCTACTTAAAAATGATTTGCAAAGTTTGAAAAAAAGTATGGTGATTGCAAAAAAAACTTATAAAATTATTAAGCAAAATTTAGCATTTTCATTATGTTATAATGCTTGTACTATACCACTTGCTTTTTTAGGTTTGATTAACCCACTTATAGCAGCATTATCAATGTCTTTTAGTAGTTTAGTGGTAATTTTAAATGCTTTAAGGATTAAAAATGAATAATGTTTTGATGATGATGATAGGTGTGTCATTATTTGCTTTATTTTTAGCAATCTGTGCTTTGTTATGGGGTATAAAAAATAAACAATTCGATGATGATTACAAATTTACAATTTTAAATGATAGCGAAGAAGCATTAAATGATGCCATAATACTAGAGAATAGAAAAAAAAATATTTTAAAAGATAGAGAAAATCAAAACAGCCATAAGGCTGTTTAATTATTTTAAAGTTTCAATGTATGCTTCGATAGCTTTGAAGTCATCTTCTGTTAAGCCTTTAAGGTTGATTTTCATAATAGCACCTTGACCATATGCATTTCTTTTACCTTCTGAATATTCTTTCATGTATTGCAATCTTTCAGCACTTGTTAAAGAATTTAATGCAGGAACTTTGTTAAGATACATTTTTTCTGCTTTTGCACCATGACAGACTGCACATTTTTTATATAATGCTGCGCCATCTGCTGCATAAGTAGAAACCCCAAGACATGCTAACGCTGATAAAACGATTAATTTTTTCATTTAAGACTCCTTGAATAAAATAACTTTTAATTATAAACTTTTTTCATTTAATAATCTTTAAATTATCAAAATCTTAATAAAAATACATTATAATTTTTTGATGAAAAAGAAAGTATTATTTTTAGATAGAGATGGTGTTATTAATATAGATAAAAAATATGTTCATAAAATTGAAGATTTTGAATTTTGTGATGGAATTTTTGATCTTTGTGAATATTTTTTGCAAAGAGGTTATTTAATTTGTGTAATAACTAACCAATCAGGTATAGCAAGAGGATATTATACAGAGAAAGATTTTGAAATTTTAAGTGCTTATATGATAGATGAATTCTTAAAAAAAGGTATAACGATAGAAAAAATTTATCATTGCCCACATTTGAATGATTGTGAATGTCGTAAGCCAAAACCAGCAATGTTATTAAAGGCCAAAAAAGAATTTAATGTTGATATGAATGAGTCTTTTTTTATTGGAGATAATTTGAGCGATATGGAAGCTGGTATGAGTGCAAATGTAAAAAATCTTTTTTTAATAAATAATAACTATACAAGTAATGATAAATTTAAAACTTTTAATAACTTAAAAACTTTATTAGAATACATAAAGGACATAAAATGAAAATAGTAATCACAGGTGGTGCAGGTTTTATAGGTTCAGCACTTGCCTTAAAGCTTCAAGAAGAAAATCATGAAATTTTAATTATTGATAAGATGCGTTCTAATGCTAAATTCGAAAATGGAAATTTAGAAAGTTTTGGACATTTTAAAAATTTATT comes from the Campylobacter insulaenigrae NCTC 12927 genome and includes:
- a CDS encoding cytochrome c553; amino-acid sequence: MKKLIVLSALACLGVSTYAADGAALYKKCAVCHGAKAEKMYLNKVPALNSLTSAERLQYMKEYSEGKRNAYGQGAIMKINLKGLTEDDFKAIEAYIETLK
- the ccoS gene encoding cbb3-type cytochrome oxidase assembly protein CcoS produces the protein MNNVLMMMIGVSLFALFLAICALLWGIKNKQFDDDYKFTILNDSEEALNDAIILENRKKNILKDRENQNSHKAV
- a CDS encoding heavy metal translocating P-type ATPase, with translation MKCKHCQLNFKQEQMIEKNGNYFCCNGCQSVYEILHDSGLEEFYDKLGNQTLNPVEFKYEYKDYQKYITKTKDGLSEIFLLIEDIHCAACVWLNEKILIKSDGVVEVDINSITHKARIVFDENIISLVKIIQNIECIGYKANIYSPTKFEKRAMQTKREFYAKLIVAVACVMNIMWISVAKYAGFFSGMEKETKDILHFAEFLLCTPVIFYTGSIFYKNAYYALKFKNVNMDTLVISGASLAYIYSVWAMFSRSAQVYFDSVAMIMCFVFVGKYLELLSKKRAFDALDHLRSFLSTQIRVLKDDKFQNCDVENVNIGDIIEVKEGDRILIDGVCISGNASLDISSLSGESLPKDVCKDDEIYSASLVLSGSILYECKTLYKDSKLAKIISLLENSSAKKAKIEKIVGQISKYFSPIILSFALVCFLYTFFILNIGFEEAMVRMVSVLIIACPCALALATPVSSLVAISTALKEKILFKEAGVVEDLSKCNIAVFDKTGVLTKAKLEVINSFYDDKLNKNELINFLYLTNHPVAKSILDFLKNDNYQRIEFEKVQNIQAKGYKAYFNQDEFIGGNEKFLQENDIKVQPFNCTHFIFAKNGNILATFELENNIRNDAKELMKFLKEQNLQIYMLTGDNEFAAKKVASILDIQQFQHSCMPEDKLKYILDMNLKNKVLMVGDGVNDTLALSHAAVGVALKEGSALALENSDIILLKNDLQSLKKSMVIAKKTYKIIKQNLAFSLCYNACTIPLAFLGLINPLIAALSMSFSSLVVILNALRIKNE
- a CDS encoding D-glycero-alpha-D-manno-heptose-1,7-bisphosphate 7-phosphatase — encoded protein: MKKKVLFLDRDGVINIDKKYVHKIEDFEFCDGIFDLCEYFLQRGYLICVITNQSGIARGYYTEKDFEILSAYMIDEFLKKGITIEKIYHCPHLNDCECRKPKPAMLLKAKKEFNVDMNESFFIGDNLSDMEAGMSANVKNLFLINNNYTSNDKFKTFNNLKTLLEYIKDIK